The genomic region TTTACAAGGAATTATCTGATTTTTAGGAAAAACCAAtttgtcttttaatttcttttacttttttagaattaattttagtttttccagTGAAATGGAAAAGTCCAAactttatagaaaattataggaaaaaccatttttatgtttttcatttcctttattttattttttagaattatttttaactttttcaactttAAGGGAAGCCTAAGTTTAGTTTTTTCAACTTTAGGagaatacaaaattatttttagtttttttaattttaggaaaatcattttttaacttTAGGAAAATTTAGGTTTTACAAAGAACtgagttaaaaaaattagatttcttatcaaaccctaaatttttaaaatttaaaaaaagataaaataagtaactaaaatgaaaacttattaaaattgagACTAAAATGAGTGTAAAATATGACAATggctaaaattaaaacttattaaagttCGGAAAAGGAGGATTCCTTTAACCTCATCCATCTCAACGACTCTTGACCTCCGAACAAACAAATTTTCAGAAAAGTACCATAAATAATGAAGAAAAGGATGGTTTTAACCTGAGATGAGTGAGAGATAGCCGAACGAGATAgatgttttaattttcaaaaaccgATGAGTGATTTTCTGATGTGGAGATAATGGGTGAGGATAGGGCAAACATTGGGGGGTTTGGGAGATGGGGAAAGTAGACAGTTTTTTAGGGACGTAGaaggggtaaaaatgtaaaatatctAAACTAAATAATATAGTTTGGTATTCggtcgaattattcgagttattcgaatttaattcgactcaaactcaaaattcgagaaaaaaatgaattgattcgattaactcgatttaaataattcaaaatttaaatttttttcaattttttcaagtaaaatcaaattttactaaaaaaaatcagacaaattaagaaaaaaaacatatataaaaagcAGACATTAAACAACAAGAAGGTCAACATTATTCCATTCACCAAATAATATTCAATGCTCAAATTTCAGTGTCACAGACTGTaattgattaagaaaataaataaataaataaacatggAGACAGAAGAAGGGAAGATTGAAGAGAAGAGCAACTATTTGCCAGCCGTGACCGGGTAGCCAATTCCATGCCTTCTTGTCGGAAAAACCACAAATAATAAGCTGCAAACGAGCCCAACTCCAACCGGTGCAATGTTCAAAACCTCCTCAGTTTCATGTTTAGGTGTCGGATAGAAACAGTTCAACACATTCTTGTCTCTCAAAGCCACAACACCAAACACAAGCACAGACAAAACAGCGTGAACTCCATCCATAAACTTGATCCTATACTTGCTCAAATCCGGTAAGTCAGACTCTTTAGAATCGGGATAGTCAAACAGGAACATCCCTTTGAATGTGGCGAAACCGTAATATACTTGACCGTCGGATGACTTGACGCTGTCGGTGAAGGAAGCGAGGAAACATGAAAGAgcgaggaggaggaggaggaggagcgTCATGGAGCGGGTGGCGGCATCACACGAACCGTTGTTGGTGAAAGTTGGCACTAAGAGTTGGAAAGCTAGGAGGGTACCTGTAGGAAGAAGGTTGGCTAAGTTTGCGGTGCTTGCTAAGGTCTGTGAGATCGCCCGCTGAGATAAAGTCGGCGGCCTTGGTTGGGGTTTTGGTCTTTCACTCTCGGTGGTGCTGCTTATTGTTGGTGGTTCTGATTGAGATGTTTGCTTGGAAATCACAGCTCTCCGCCTCAGAGACGCTTCCGACATCGCCGGAAATCAATAAATTCACTAGATTTTCGATGTAAAATGGTCGCGGCGGCGGTTGTGACGACGGGATACTGCGCAAAGTATTTGTTAAGCTAAAGGTTGTTGTTGCTTAAAAGTTGAAGAAAGCCTTGGGGTTGTTGCTTGAATGTTTTTTTGCTCAGAAATATTGGTTGTTTCCACGGAATTTCCTGTTAGTTGTTTAACAGCCTATATAGACATTACGAGTTGGCATACttaaattaaggttaaaatttattCTAGATCCCTGTACTTTTCTTATATTTAGACTTTAGTCCTTACTTttatattaaagaattttcatatttaaaaatgcaaattcatttattaatacaattaattttttattaagtttaggTTCACTTCAACATTATTTCTTTAGTTacactaataaatttaacaaaattaataattaagtttaaattttgaaaactgaatcttaaaataaaaatataaggactaaattctgaaattacaaaattgcatagatttttaacatatattaaccGTAAatcaatttcatgaaattagtTGCTTGATATCAGATGATAAAGAAGCTTATGCCTTATGGTACACGTCTATATGCTTCCGGATAAGTTCTTTTGATTAGGTAGGCTTTGTttagttaataatttttgtttaattttaaaatagaaagttaatttgatttaaaaaaaagaaattcaagtCAAACTAtttaatagtgtaaatattaACCAAGACATCATATTTAGAGAGAGGTGAGATCAGTTGCATTCCATCAattttgaatcatttatcataatt from Gossypium raimondii isolate GPD5lz chromosome 1, ASM2569854v1, whole genome shotgun sequence harbors:
- the LOC105786099 gene encoding protein DMP3, which produces MSEASLRRRAVISKQTSQSEPPTISSTTESERPKPQPRPPTLSQRAISQTLASTANLANLLPTGTLLAFQLLVPTFTNNGSCDAATRSMTLLLLLLLALSCFLASFTDSVKSSDGQVYYGFATFKGMFLFDYPDSKESDLPDLSKYRIKFMDGVHAVLSVLVFGVVALRDKNVLNCFYPTPKHETEEVLNIAPVGVGLVCSLLFVVFPTRRHGIGYPVTAGK